One Deltaproteobacteria bacterium genomic window, TCGGATTCACCTGATTTGAGCAGTTTTTTCAGTTCCATAGCGTTTTCCTATGCGATTCTCATGAAACTTGAAACGTGCCATTACAAATCCCTTACCAGTGTATTGTCCTGACTGCCCGAGATTATTCTTGTCGGTAACCCAGTCTCCGGGCGAAAAAGGGATTTGGTCCTGTGACTGGTCGATGTTCATGGGTGTATTCCCTCAGGCGTTGATGCCATTGATTTAACAATATTTCCGGTTAGTTAGCCCTCCCCAATTCCTTTCACTTGCAATTGAATTTTAAAAGAGCGTCCCGCTGCCACGCTTTTTCGTCAGGCATTTGCTCGGTATCTGAACTGAAGCATTTGGGGCAACGGTCATAGATTTCGCCGACGAATGTGTGGCCACATGAAAGGCATTTCATATTTGCGATTTCACCACCCTCATCTCCATCATCAATGAATGACAAGACCTCTTCCGTGTCGAGACGGTTGCATTTCGGGCATCTGTCGTAGATCTCACCTGTGAATCGGTGGCCACAGGAGCGGCATTTCATTTTCTTTTTATCGGTCCCGGTGATTTCATCTTGGGCATCGTCGCTAAGTAAAAAATAGGCACTCGCCGGGTCTGAAATATCCATGGGATCGAGGCCGCCCAAGGAAGCCTCATCCGGCATGGCACTGGAATTGTGCCCGCCATGGCCCATCTCTTCATAGCCTACATTAAATTCATCATCGTCCCAGTCCATCGGGTGCTCCATTAATTCAAGGAAGCTGAATATATTTTTCGAGTTGAGATCTCAGGCTGGGATCCTGGCTCCAGCCTCTTACGCTTGGAGGATTTGCCGAACCTCTTATGGGAGAATAACTGACCTGCCCTTTTCTTCGAGTTCCGTAATACAGGTTTTGCCATATTAAGGCTTGGCGCACAGAGTCATTCTTAGAACGCGAAAGGACATTTTCAAGGAAAGCATCTCGGATTCTAAATTTCCATGGATCCTGAATGACTGAAGCTGCATTCAACTTATCGACACGCTTGGCAATCATATCTATGCTTTGACCAGATGGATCTTTCACGACCCAGCGCAATTGTTGGCAATAACGGCGGATATGCCAGACAGCCTTATCCAGCTCCAAAAGCTCGTTCCCGATAGTATATGTTGATCGGTCGAAATAGCGATTTATACCAAACTGTTTCAGGTACTTAATAAAAACTTCAACCTCTCCTGGACAAGTGACTTTGATTTCGGTGATATTCTTTACGGCATCGTACAGGGCGACAAGATCATGCCCGAATCTGGGTCCTTTTGTTGCCGGCCAATTTATGTAAAGGCTACTGCGGCCATTAAAGAGAAGAATCGCTTTTAAATATTTTTCTATCGCCTGCAAACCTGACCATAGAAACTGCTCTCGGAATTTTAATCGATAGACGAGACGCGATGAGATGTAGTCTCTATCGCCTTGGTCTCTAAAGGCTTCTTTTGCGAAACTATTTAATGCAACTTGCAAATCCAAACCGCGTTTCCTTCCAGATTTAGTCATCCTCTTCATAACGAACTTGTGTCAACTCAACCCAAGCGCCTTCAACGCCGCGGCCCTTGGCTCTCCGTAGAAGACGGGGTCCACGTGTTCCATGATGTCGGCATCCACATCCAGGAAATTGCGTTTGTTTTCGATGGGGATGAGGGCGCGTTTGGCCCCGTTGTCCTTGGCCACCTGGAGGGGTTCCACCAGGGAACGGGCAGGCTTGATGTTGCCCTGAATGCTCATATCGCCGATAATCAAAGTGGCAGGGGTGGCAGGGTTTTTCCGGATAGCGGAGAACAGGGCCACGAAGAAGGCCACGCCTAACTCGCCCTGCACCTTGTTGTTTAGGAGATCCAGGACCTCCACGTGGAAATCCGAGTTGTCCACTTCCCGGACCAGGCCCAGCTCTCCTTTTTTGGCCGCCAGGTAGCCAAAGGCCCGCTGAATGGATTCCTTGATGATTCCGGAAACTCCGCCCGCCATCTTCAATTTGCCCGTCCCCGGCGACATGCTCACCTCGATGCGGTACATGCCTACCGTACCTTCGGCGTTGACGGATGCGCTGTAAACGGTGCCGGGGGCCATGGGGTCCGGCGAAATCAAACCTCTCCCGCCCATCTCGGGTGCACCCACAAAGTGCTCTTCCCCAGTCTCCTTTTCCATGTAGCTGAAGGAAGTATGGTAATACTCAAACGACCCCATTTTTTTGAGCTGCTCCTTTACCCGCCGCCGTCCTTCCAGGGCCAGCTCAACGATCTCCTTCAGCTCATCCGGGGTGGCCTTTGCGTGGGGATAAAGGATTTTCATCAGGCCTGAGACGGTCTTTCGCACGGCCTTCCGGTCTCGGGCATTGAGGTGGGAACCGAGACTGAAGTGCTGGTCAATCACCTCTGTGAAATTGTATTTGCGCATGGCCCGCAGCGCCTCAGCCAGGTAGTCCACTACAAAGCCATAATGCCGGGTAAACAGCTCCACCCGCATCTTGGGGATTTCCCAACCGGGCAGATAGAAATGGATCCGGTCAATAAAGGCCATATCATCCCGGATCACGTCCGGCATGGGAGCGAAGAGGTGGCCTGTCTGCACCATCACATCGATAGGCTGGTTCGTATTGCCAAACATCACAATGCTGGCGTTTCCGGAGTCCGCGTCCTTGCCCCGCTGGAATGTGCCCGATTCACAGTAGGTCTTGAGCGTGGTAATGACCTCTTTGGGCATCTTCTGAAGATCCGCCACCTCGTCAAACCCCACCACATCCCAGATAGACACCATCCCCTTGTGCCTACCGCTCATGTGTCCGAACATGTTGGCCACGGTGGTGGGACCGGTCAACAGGGCGCAATAGGGGGAAATTTCCTGAATGACAAAGCTCTTGCCGGTCCCGCGCGGCCCCAGTTCCACCAAATTGTAATTGCGCTCGCACAGGGGCAGGAGCCGGAGGAGGAAATGCAGCTTCAATCGCCGTTCCATCCCGTTCGCTTCATAGCCCATGCTCCTCACCAGCAGGTCCACCCATTCATCGGATGAAAATTCGGCTCGAAGTCGGCAGTATTCTTCGATGTCAAAGGTGGCGATCTGGATGGGGGCTAACTTGTCGATCCAGAAGGGGTGTTTGCCCCGGCTCTCCTCGTCGTAATCAAAGCGCAGGTCCACCTGTGCCCAGACGCCCCCCATTAGGAGACGGTCGTATTCCCTCACGTATTGGGTGGGCACATGCACGAACCGATCTCCAAAATTGACCACTTCAGCCCAGTAATCCGAATCCACAAGACGTACCTTAACCTTGTCGATAAATGTATGGGTGTTCTGCTCCTTCACCAGGCTCTTGGCCCGGGTGGATTCGTCCGGGCCGATGTAGTTTTCTGCCAGGGTCTTATTGACAACCTGGAGCCCCATTTGAATGGCCATCTCATCGGATGAGGCGCAGTACTTTCCCAGAAGAAATTCCAGAACAAAGACCGGCACATTGGCGCCCACCTTAACCTTTCGCAC contains:
- a CDS encoding HEPN domain-containing protein encodes the protein MDLQVALNSFAKEAFRDQGDRDYISSRLVYRLKFREQFLWSGLQAIEKYLKAILLFNGRSSLYINWPATKGPRFGHDLVALYDAVKNITEIKVTCPGEVEVFIKYLKQFGINRYFDRSTYTIGNELLELDKAVWHIRRYCQQLRWVVKDPSGQSIDMIAKRVDKLNAASVIQDPWKFRIRDAFLENVLSRSKNDSVRQALIWQNLYYGTRRKGQVSYSPIRGSANPPSVRGWSQDPSLRSQLEKYIQLP
- the brxL gene encoding protease Lon-related BREX system protein BrxL; this encodes MEEREIQIPERDLLDDKANRVFSGRVVRKDLVRKVKVGANVPVFVLEFLLGKYCASSDEMAIQMGLQVVNKTLAENYIGPDESTRAKSLVKEQNTHTFIDKVKVRLVDSDYWAEVVNFGDRFVHVPTQYVREYDRLLMGGVWAQVDLRFDYDEESRGKHPFWIDKLAPIQIATFDIEEYCRLRAEFSSDEWVDLLVRSMGYEANGMERRLKLHFLLRLLPLCERNYNLVELGPRGTGKSFVIQEISPYCALLTGPTTVANMFGHMSGRHKGMVSIWDVVGFDEVADLQKMPKEVITTLKTYCESGTFQRGKDADSGNASIVMFGNTNQPIDVMVQTGHLFAPMPDVIRDDMAFIDRIHFYLPGWEIPKMRVELFTRHYGFVVDYLAEALRAMRKYNFTEVIDQHFSLGSHLNARDRKAVRKTVSGLMKILYPHAKATPDELKEIVELALEGRRRVKEQLKKMGSFEYYHTSFSYMEKETGEEHFVGAPEMGGRGLISPDPMAPGTVYSASVNAEGTVGMYRIEVSMSPGTGKLKMAGGVSGIIKESIQRAFGYLAAKKGELGLVREVDNSDFHVEVLDLLNNKVQGELGVAFFVALFSAIRKNPATPATLIIGDMSIQGNIKPARSLVEPLQVAKDNGAKRALIPIENKRNFLDVDADIMEHVDPVFYGEPRAAALKALGLS